DNA from Rhodopirellula bahusiensis:
TGGGGTCAATCGAGCCAACCGAACGGCTCAACAGCAACTGTCGCCGGAACAGCAGTCGGTTGCGGTTGGCAGGGAGAAGCTTTTGGGCTTTGCGTTTGAGTCGCTGGTGTAGACCGCGAATTGATCGGCGATGGTTTCCCGCGACGCCGCTTCGGCGAGTTCATCGGTGCATACCTCACCTCGCGTGTACATGCGACCGGCGTCGTCACACACGTACTTGAACGGCCCGCGATAGACCCGTTGCAATCCGCTCGTCGCCGCAATTCCGGATTCGATTGCCTCTTCATCGGGGCGAGTTGCGATCACGGTCATCGATCGGAACGCGATGCCTTCGACGACTCGCCAAGGCTCGGTTTGCAATTCCGCGATTTGAAGGTCTTCAAAACCAGCGTTCTCAAACGCTTCCAAGAACGCCGCTTGCTTGTAGGCACCGGAGATACAACCGCTCCACAATTCAGGGTCCGCTTGCATCGCCTCAGGCACCTCTTCGTCGCAAACGATGTCACTGATCACCGCTCGTCCGCCGGGTCGCAAGACACGGAAGATCTCGTCGAACAACAACTCCTTTTCATCCGCATCAACCAGGTTCAACACACAGTTGCTGACAACCACGTCGATCGTTTCGTCATCGATCATGGGTGATTCCCGACGCCGCTCGGCCAAGTATGCCTCGAGCGCACGAAGCCCCGCATCGTCGGTCACTGGGTGCTGCTTCAAGTAAGCCTGGACCTCGTCACGGTTGATCGCCAAGTCCTGGATTTTGCCTTTGCAGAATGTAACGTTGTCGTAGCCGATCGCTTCGGCGA
Protein-coding regions in this window:
- a CDS encoding methyltransferase domain-containing protein, with product MNVEAAVRERYAQAAQEREAELCCPVDYDAKYLKVIPQEVIDRDYGCGDPSKYVRPGETVLDLGSGGGKICFIASQVVGEQGHVIGVDMNDDMLTLARESQPKVAEAIGYDNVTFCKGKIQDLAINRDEVQAYLKQHPVTDDAGLRALEAYLAERRRESPMIDDETIDVVVSNCVLNLVDADEKELLFDEIFRVLRPGGRAVISDIVCDEEVPEAMQADPELWSGCISGAYKQAAFLEAFENAGFEDLQIAELQTEPWRVVEGIAFRSMTVIATRPDEEAIESGIAATSGLQRVYRGPFKYVCDDAGRMYTRGEVCTDELAEAASRETIADQFAVYTSDSNAKPKSFSLPTATDCCSGDSCC